From the Spiroplasma alleghenense genome, one window contains:
- a CDS encoding N-acetyltransferase produces the protein MIRKFIKNDIDQVMSIWLQTNLKTHSYIEEKYWNQNYDIVKKLIPKAKVFVFIDKSEIVGFIGVAKNYVAGIFVKKQFQSIGVGSQLLDYVFKKYNNLKLKVYNKNQKAINFYLRHGFEIIEEYVDEETLEKEIEMQWKKKKSK, from the coding sequence ATGATAAGAAAATTTATTAAAAATGATATAGATCAAGTGATGTCCATTTGGCTTCAAACAAATTTAAAAACCCATAGTTACATTGAAGAGAAATATTGAAATCAAAATTACGATATTGTCAAAAAATTAATTCCAAAAGCTAAGGTGTTTGTATTTATTGATAAATCTGAAATAGTCGGATTTATTGGAGTTGCTAAAAATTATGTTGCTGGAATTTTTGTAAAAAAACAATTTCAGTCAATTGGGGTTGGAAGTCAACTTTTAGATTACGTATTTAAAAAATATAATAACTTAAAACTGAAAGTCTACAATAAAAATCAGAAGGCAATCAATTTTTATTTAAGACATGGTTTTGAAATAATTGAGGAATATGTTGATGAAGAGACCTTGGAAAAGGAAATCGAGATGCAGTGAAAGAAGAAAAAATCTAAATAA
- a CDS encoding Cof-type HAD-IIB family hydrolase, protein MKWWFSDYDGTINLNHDDSIDKRDLKFINEFIDAGNQFAIASGRLHKEIKNVLSKSNLNYDYIVACNGAALYDSDDNLIQNLPIKLDERKEILEILESNKHLITGYCDLDIRKDFNAVYIKEINENPFFIGTIPLENNHEQGTNEILNSPDINIIYFYGLEAELIKIQEEVNGTKHNFKAIKTHTNVLEIVNKNVSKAFGIEYIMQNHNINIKDVITSGDGENDIEMLRFTNNSFAMKNSKPNVLKEANHVISNVFEIGDFIKIK, encoded by the coding sequence ATGAAATGATGATTTTCTGATTATGATGGGACAATTAATCTAAACCATGATGACTCAATTGATAAAAGAGATTTAAAGTTTATTAATGAATTTATAGACGCAGGGAACCAATTTGCTATTGCAAGTGGTCGATTACACAAAGAAATTAAAAACGTATTATCAAAATCAAACTTAAATTATGATTACATTGTAGCTTGCAACGGAGCTGCGCTTTATGACAGTGATGATAATTTAATTCAGAATTTGCCAATTAAATTAGATGAACGTAAGGAAATTTTAGAGATTCTTGAAAGTAACAAGCACTTAATAACTGGCTACTGCGACTTGGATATAAGAAAAGATTTTAACGCAGTTTACATTAAAGAAATAAATGAAAACCCCTTTTTCATCGGTACGATCCCTTTAGAAAATAATCATGAACAGGGAACTAACGAAATACTTAACTCACCAGACATAAATATTATTTATTTTTACGGTTTAGAAGCTGAACTAATAAAAATCCAAGAAGAAGTAAATGGCACAAAACACAACTTCAAGGCAATAAAAACCCACACAAATGTATTGGAAATAGTTAACAAAAATGTATCTAAGGCTTTTGGTATTGAGTATATTATGCAAAATCATAATATCAATATTAAAGATGTAATAACTTCAGGAGATGGAGAAAACGATATAGAAATGTTGAGATTTACTAATAATTCGTTTGCTATGAAAAATTCAAAACCAAATGTATTAAAAGAGGCAAATCATGTTATTTCGAACGTTTTTGAAATTGGTGACTTCATAAAAATAAAGTAA
- the nusG gene encoding transcription termination/antitermination protein NusG produces the protein MTDTDILENLEDELSLYKGQWFVINCNSGHEERVKSDLLQKIETNSLQNLIFDIRISKTPVASKTGKKLEKNKFPGYIFINMEMTDAAWFTVRNTPGVTGFIGSSGKGAKPLPLTFMEVAKMLAPEPEESKKSVSGTGPKKEKKVYVASFKVKDIVLIKEGPFNGREGQVVEMDPDKGVAIVNIEMFGRHTPTEVSYENAELAYKL, from the coding sequence ATGACAGATACAGATATTTTAGAAAATTTAGAAGATGAATTAAGTTTATATAAGGGACAGTGGTTTGTTATAAACTGTAATAGCGGTCACGAAGAAAGAGTAAAGTCAGATTTGCTTCAAAAAATAGAGACAAACTCATTACAAAATTTAATTTTTGATATCAGAATTTCAAAAACTCCAGTTGCTAGCAAGACTGGTAAAAAATTGGAGAAAAATAAATTCCCTGGTTACATTTTTATTAACATGGAAATGACAGATGCAGCTTGATTTACAGTCCGAAACACTCCCGGAGTCACAGGATTTATTGGATCATCAGGTAAGGGCGCAAAGCCGCTTCCTCTAACATTTATGGAAGTTGCAAAAATGCTTGCCCCTGAACCAGAAGAATCTAAAAAATCAGTTTCAGGAACTGGTCCTAAAAAAGAGAAAAAAGTTTATGTAGCTTCTTTCAAAGTTAAGGACATCGTTTTAATAAAAGAAGGTCCATTCAATGGACGTGAGGGTCAAGTTGTTGAAATGGATCCAGACAAAGGTGTTGCAATAGTAAACATAGAAATGTTTGGAAGACACACTCCAACAGAAGTTTCCTATGAAAATGCAGAATTAGCATACAAACTTTAG
- the rplK gene encoding 50S ribosomal protein L11 produces MAKKVTRIAKLEFMAMQAKPGAELASLGINMPQFTQQFNDATKDRAGDVVPVVITAYDDKSFDFILKTTPAAILLKKAAKLQKGAKLSGSEIVATISAEEVRKIAEYKMVDLSANSVEAAMRTIEGTARQMGIKVEGMPNKA; encoded by the coding sequence GTGGCTAAAAAAGTTACACGTATAGCAAAATTAGAATTTATGGCAATGCAAGCAAAACCAGGTGCAGAATTAGCTTCACTTGGTATCAACATGCCTCAATTCACACAACAATTTAATGACGCTACAAAAGATCGCGCAGGAGATGTAGTTCCTGTTGTGATTACCGCATATGATGATAAATCATTTGATTTTATTTTAAAAACTACACCAGCAGCAATTTTATTAAAAAAAGCTGCTAAATTACAAAAGGGTGCAAAATTATCAGGTTCTGAAATTGTTGCAACAATTTCAGCAGAAGAGGTAAGAAAAATTGCTGAATATAAAATGGTTGATTTGAGTGCTAATTCAGTTGAAGCAGCAATGAGAACTATCGAGGGAACAGCAAGACAAATGGGTATTAAAGTAGAAGGAATGCCTAACAAGGCTTAG
- the rlmB gene encoding 23S rRNA (guanosine(2251)-2'-O)-methyltransferase RlmB, with protein MNNNYIYGKNAVTEFVENFPDRVVRVFVTSSENASNLKGKVKEIKIVEKEYLDKILNTKNLTHQNIVLEYKQFNYRPFKELSTKNKDNSRAFYLILDQIHDPYNFGAIIRSAVLMGVDAIIILDHRQVEVTPTVIKASGGTAFYIDICRVTNLANAIKLLKEEGFWIYSSNLNEESQEFSKVSFDTKTTLILGNENKGVGDKITKISDVNIHIPTLKVIDSLNVSVAAGILIFNIARQLQKI; from the coding sequence ATGAACAATAACTATATTTATGGCAAAAATGCTGTTACAGAATTTGTTGAAAATTTTCCTGATCGAGTAGTTAGGGTATTTGTTACCAGTTCTGAAAATGCCAGCAATTTGAAGGGCAAGGTTAAAGAAATTAAAATTGTAGAAAAAGAGTATTTGGATAAAATTTTAAACACAAAAAATCTCACTCATCAAAATATCGTGTTAGAATACAAACAGTTTAATTACAGGCCCTTCAAAGAATTGTCTACTAAGAACAAGGACAACTCTAGAGCGTTTTATTTAATTTTGGACCAGATTCACGACCCATATAATTTCGGAGCAATAATTCGTTCCGCGGTATTAATGGGAGTTGACGCAATTATAATTTTAGACCATCGACAGGTTGAGGTCACCCCAACAGTAATAAAGGCTTCGGGGGGCACCGCCTTTTATATTGATATTTGTAGAGTAACAAATTTAGCAAATGCAATAAAACTTTTGAAGGAAGAAGGATTTTGAATTTACTCTTCAAATTTAAATGAGGAGTCTCAAGAATTCTCAAAGGTTTCTTTTGATACAAAAACCACGTTAATTTTAGGAAATGAAAATAAAGGAGTGGGTGACAAAATTACTAAAATTAGTGATGTAAATATTCATATCCCAACATTAAAGGTGATTGATTCACTTAATGTTTCGGTCGCCGCAGGAATTTTAATATTTAATATTGCAAGACAATTGCAAAAAATTTAA
- the rplA gene encoding 50S ribosomal protein L1 gives MAKFGKKYNAVVSKIDKNTAYPISEAAKLAKETSTTKFDSTVEVAFNLNVDPRHADQQIRGALVLPAGTGKTQKVLVLTNTKTKEAEEGGADFVGGVDLIQKIQKENWFDFDVIIATPEMMAELGKIGKVLGPKGLMPNPKTGTVTVDVKKALDDVKKGKIEYRTDKEGNVHAILGKASFKEEQIVQNYNAIFDAIKKAKPNAVKGNYIKNIVISTTMGPGIKVAIEV, from the coding sequence ATGGCAAAATTTGGTAAAAAATACAATGCTGTTGTATCGAAAATTGACAAAAATACAGCTTACCCTATTTCTGAAGCAGCAAAACTAGCTAAAGAAACTTCTACAACTAAATTTGATTCAACAGTTGAAGTTGCTTTTAATTTAAATGTTGACCCAAGACATGCTGATCAACAAATCCGAGGTGCTTTAGTTTTACCAGCAGGTACTGGAAAAACCCAAAAAGTTTTAGTTTTAACTAACACTAAAACAAAAGAAGCTGAAGAGGGCGGAGCAGATTTCGTTGGTGGAGTTGACTTGATTCAAAAAATTCAAAAAGAAAATTGATTTGATTTTGATGTAATTATTGCAACACCAGAAATGATGGCTGAACTTGGTAAAATAGGTAAAGTTCTTGGGCCAAAAGGTTTAATGCCAAACCCAAAAACTGGTACAGTAACAGTAGATGTAAAAAAAGCATTAGATGATGTTAAAAAAGGAAAAATTGAATACAGAACTGACAAAGAAGGAAATGTTCATGCAATTCTTGGTAAGGCATCATTTAAAGAAGAACAAATTGTTCAAAACTATAACGCAATCTTTGATGCAATTAAAAAAGCTAAACCAAATGCAGTTAAAGGAAATTACATAAAAAATATCGTAATTTCGACTACAATGGGGCCGGGTATTAAAGTTGCAATTGAAGTATAA
- the secE gene encoding preprotein translocase subunit SecE: MAKDKNEKLKMSKEQKAELKFEKKKLKENAKQERKKIYEQLNTPLASETDPTNIAKKAKMKKIKKEKEKGDWKTSFREFPVKMVKEVNKIRWTSGNTLGRKFVYTLIFVFIFAVFFFLVDLGLQKLFEALFII, from the coding sequence ATGGCTAAAGATAAAAACGAAAAATTAAAGATGTCAAAAGAGCAAAAGGCCGAATTAAAGTTTGAGAAGAAAAAACTTAAAGAAAACGCAAAGCAAGAACGCAAAAAAATATACGAACAACTAAATACACCATTGGCATCAGAGACAGATCCAACAAACATAGCTAAAAAAGCAAAAATGAAAAAAATCAAAAAGGAAAAAGAAAAAGGCGATTGAAAAACTAGCTTTAGAGAATTCCCGGTTAAAATGGTAAAAGAAGTTAACAAAATTAGATGAACATCTGGTAACACCTTAGGTAGAAAATTTGTCTACACACTAATTTTTGTATTTATATTTGCTGTATTTTTCTTTTTAGTTGATTTAGGACTGCAAAAATTGTTCGAAGCATTATTTATTATTTAA
- a CDS encoding peptidylprolyl isomerase: MSKINIKIILKDNREMNAELFPEKAPESVNKFLELVKQNYYEDIIFHRVIEGFMIQTGGFKSDFSESDETSPIFGEFSSNGFKGNDIKHSLGVLSMARTMDPNSASSQFFIVTKSSNFLDGEYAAFGKLSDRESEAVAIEISRVKTESKNYHDDVPVEPVIIKEIKIL, from the coding sequence ATGAGTAAAATTAATATAAAAATAATTCTAAAAGATAATCGCGAAATGAATGCTGAGCTATTTCCTGAGAAAGCTCCAGAATCAGTTAATAAATTTCTAGAGTTGGTTAAGCAAAATTACTACGAAGACATAATTTTTCACAGAGTAATTGAGGGTTTTATGATTCAAACGGGAGGTTTTAAATCAGATTTTTCAGAATCTGATGAAACAAGTCCAATTTTTGGTGAGTTCAGTTCAAACGGATTCAAGGGAAATGATATTAAGCACTCTTTAGGGGTTTTATCAATGGCTAGAACTATGGATCCAAACAGCGCTTCGTCTCAATTTTTTATTGTTACTAAGTCATCGAACTTTCTTGATGGCGAATATGCCGCTTTTGGTAAGCTCTCTGATAGAGAAAGTGAAGCTGTGGCAATCGAAATTTCTAGAGTTAAAACGGAGTCAAAAAATTATCACGATGATGTTCCGGTTGAACCTGTAATTATTAAAGAAATAAAAATTTTATAA
- the rpmG gene encoding 50S ribosomal protein L33: MLGSNKRKIILVCETCLSRNYSLTKSMMTQKDRLEIKKFCKMCNLHTVHKETR; encoded by the coding sequence ATTTTGGGAAGTAATAAGAGAAAAATTATTTTAGTTTGCGAAACTTGCTTGTCTCGAAATTATTCTTTAACTAAAAGTATGATGACTCAAAAAGACCGTTTGGAAATTAAGAAATTTTGCAAAATGTGTAATTTACATACAGTGCATAAAGAAACTAGATAA